Proteins from a single region of Engystomops pustulosus chromosome 5, aEngPut4.maternal, whole genome shotgun sequence:
- the NKTR gene encoding NK-tumor recognition protein isoform X2, whose product MMAEKTRPQCFFEVEINREPIGRIVFQLFSDVCPETCRNFLCLCTGEKGIGKVTGKKLWYKGSTFHRVVKSFMIQGGDFSEGNGKGGESIFGGYFRDENFTLKHDRAFLLSMANRGKHTNGSQFFITTKPAPHLDGVHVVFGLVISGFEVIEQIENLKTDAASRPYADVRVIDCGILGAKANKDERVKAAPPVSQESSTKSSSSSSSSESSSSESEEEAQRNKKRKRKTKAKPPKRRRKDARREVAEEEKTQTQHSVQSDRTSAAEDTGTKRDKPVVRPEEIPPIPENRFLLRKDAPGNIPEPEPKPCPAIVETSDQTKGSITKSGRKIRGRGTIRYHTPPRSRSRSKSNGDRESSETPPHWKEEMQRLKSYKPPTGEKWSKGDKLNERLPTRWDEGSLSPRSRSNSWSHDGYRSDTSRERVSRSKTRKKDKKAKHKKKSKKAKHSKKHRKKEELSGSYKEESSSRRRRYSQERVQRSSSRSSRDSSKKGWSRSDKGQKSSRHSSHSRSRSRSYSRGSGRSRTSFKSTSRSHTRSRSRTASRNRNGSHSNSHSSKHKKASSASPQKKDLTGAGGQPGKTAAKSKSNPTEEPLPAFVTSEGVRVISLSDSPPPSRWKPGQKPWKPSYERIQEIKANASNIPSTQSRYTSSKARGDSYRKRNSSSESERSDYSGRSSNYRRKSKNRSSSRSYSRSYTRSRSRSSSSSHAEKVASSSYDTSSSSASDDEILVQNLKSKVKNKNVLAKRKTEKSVSPKSTGSRLNSGSSSETEGEEFTKRLLKTTKALLENHNSNSDKEEDSDKEVETKSVEESNTKEEKAGTREVVSNIDKVLESDLLKESVGKIVDEDSISISQNTNVTEEAASSGKEEGEASSESDEEVKCPNTPPSESPQQAPEVVSKSPPSESSNPERKSKSKKHKRRSGKKSMKKSRSKSKGKDKAKKSKEKKQKSQKKKQQAFHWQPPIEFGEEEDEDTAGVEPSVPSKVNAQKDLLLDKPPSVESRSSTEGSLLTDKITPEAKIVSLAPAVKTEDVEPVSKVTKSPLKPAKTEPTTDNIRAFTSHRSMPQIKLATAGATTENSDKISSPSANAKPGESLQVKEDKTQDPQPASDNVTPVTKVEPGTSETAIVDNKWKPVQGPTVLQIPKPTALPLLTPTEPEKKTQGLRIEIKSKNKVRPGSLFDEVRKTARLNQRPRNQDSSSDEQSSSHEEKSQSSSKARSRSKSQTPSSHRSRSQSSSRSRSRTPRYSSSSRSRSYTRSRSRRRYSDYRSRTRSRSYDRYRSYRTYSRSRSRSASYSRHRRRSRSRSGTYDSYDSRSRSRSPSYYRSRSYSRRSRSRGSSYSGSDHSYRHRRRHSGRS is encoded by the exons AACAACGAAACCAGCGCCACACCTTGATGG CGTGCACGTGGTGTTCGGACTTGTGATTTCTGGCTTTGAAGTGATTGAACAGATCGAGAATCTGAAGACGGACGCCGCCAGCCGCCCCTATGCTGACGTCCGGGTCATAGACTGCGGCATCCTGGGAGCAAAAGCCAACAAAGATG AGAGGGTTAAGGCGGCGCCCCCCGTGTCCCAGGAATCCAGCACCAAGTCCTCGTCTTCTTCGTCCTCCTCGGAGTCTTCATCCTCTGAGAGCgaggaggaggcacaaagaaacaAGAAGAGGAAAAGGAAAACCAAAGCGAAGCCTCCGAAGAGAAGACGCAAGGACGCCCGACGGGAGGTGGCGGAGGAGGAGAAGACGCAGACTCAGCACAG CGTCCAATCTGATAGAACCAGCGCAGCAGAAGACACGGGCACCAAGAGGGATAAACCTGTGGTACGGCCGGAGGAGATCCCTCCAATCCCTGAGAACAGGTTCCTGCTGAGGAAGGACGCGCCTGGAAACATCCCGGAGCCTGAGCC GAAACCTTGTCCTGCAATCGTAGAAACCAGCGACCAAACGAAAGGCTCCATCACAAAATCCGGAAGGAAAATCCGTGGCCGCGGCACAATA CGATATCACACACCTCCACGGTCAAGATCTCGATCCAAGTCCAATGGAGACCGAGAGAGCAGTGAGACCCCTCCGCACTGGAAGGAAGAGATGCAAAGACTAAAGTCATATAAACCTCCAACTGGAGAAAAGTGGAGTAAAGGAGACAA ACTTAATGAACGTCTGCCCACTCGTTGGGATGAAGGAAGTTTGTCTCCAAGATCAAGATCCAATTCCTGGTCACATGACGGTTATCGTTCAGACACAAGCAGGGAGCGCGTTTCCCGCTCAAAAACGAGGAAGAAGGATAAAAAGGCAAAGCACAAGAAGAAATCCAAAAAGGCAAAACATTCAAAAAAGCACAGGAAGAAGGAAGAACTTTCCGGTTCTTACAAAGAAGAATCTTCCAGTAGAAGGAGAAGATATTCTCAGGAACGAGTACAGAGATCGTCATCCAGGTCTTCAAGAGATTCGTCCAAAAAGGGCTGGTCCCGATCTGACAAAGGGCAGAAATCCTCCCGACATTCCAGCCATTCCCGCTCTAGATCGAGATCTTATTCTAGAGGGAGTGGAAGATCAAGAACCTCCTTCAAATCCACTTCTAGAAGCCACACAAGAAGTAGATCCCGTACGGCATCGAGGAACAGGAATGGGTCACACTCCAACTCTCACTCctctaaacataaaaaagcttcTTCAGCGTCTCCACAGAAGAAGGATTTGACGGGTGCAGGGGGTCAGCCTGGCAAAACTGCTGCCAAATCGAAAAGTAATCCAACGGAGGAGCCCCTGCCGGCCTTCGTCACAAGCGAGGGCGTCCGTGTCATCTCTCTCAGTGACAGTCCTCCTCCATCCCGATGGAAGCCCGGACAGAAGCCCTGGAAGCCGTCTTATGAACGCATTCAAGAAATCAAAGCCAACGCCTCTAACATCCCTTCCACGCAAAGCCGCTACACCTCAAGCAAGGCCAGAGGCGACTCCTACCGGAAGAGGAACTCAAGCTCAGAAAGCGAGCGCAGCGATTACTCCGGCAGAAGTTCAAACTATCGCCGAAAATCTAAAAATCGCTCCTCTTCTAGATCTTACAGTAGATCTTATACCCGATCCCGAAGTCGGAGCAGCTCTTCTTCTCATGCGGAGAAAGTTGCATCGTCGTCCTATGACACTTCCTCATCCAGTGCGTCTGATGATGAGATTCTGGTCCAAAATCTGAAatccaaagtaaaaaataaaaatgttctagCAAAAAGAAAAACTGAGAAATCGGTTTCTCCAAAAAGCACTGGAAGCCGCTTAAATTCGGGGTCCTCCTCCGAAACCGAAGgggaggagttcaccaaaagaTTGCTGAAGACTACGAAGGCGTTACTGGAAAACCATAACTCCAACAGCGACAAAGAGGAGGACAGCGACAAAGAGGTGGAAACAAAGTCCGTAGAGGAGAGTAACACAAAGGAAGAGAAAGCTGGGACTCGGGAGGTCGTATCCAACATAGACAAGGTACTGGAAAGTGACCTGTTAAAGGAAAGTGTCGGGAAAATCGTGGACGAGGACTCCATTTCCATCTCTCAGAATACGAATGTAACAGAAGAAGCGGCATCTTCAGGGAAGGAGGAAGGCGAGGCCAGCTCAGAGTCTGACGAAGAGGTAAAATGTCCAAATACCCCACCATCCGAGTCACCGCAGCAGGCCCCGGAGGTGGTTTCCAAATCTCCACCCTCTGAAAGCTCAAACCCTGAGCGTAAGAGCAAATCCAAGAAACACAAGCGACGCTCCGGCAAGAAAAGCATGAAGAAGAGCCGCTCAAAAAGCAAAGGCAAAGACAAGGCCAAAAAGAGCAAAGAGAAGAAGCAGAAGTCTCagaagaagaagcagcaggcCTTCCACTGGCAGCCGCCCATTGAGTTtggagaagaggaggacgaggacacGGCTGGTGTAGAGCCCAGTGTGCCGAGTAAAGTAAATGCTCAGAAAGACTTGCTGCTAGATAAGCCGCCGTCTGTAGAGAGCAGGAGCTCCACCGAGGGGTCGCTGCTCACCGATAAAATTACCCCCGAGGCAAAGATCGTGTCTCTAGCGCCTGCTGTGAAGACGGAGGACGTCGAGCCAGTGTCAAAAGTAACAAAAAGTCCTCTCAAACCTGCAAAAACGGAGCCGACGACTGACAATATCAGAGCGTTTACATCTCACCGATCCATGCCGCAGATCAAACTGGCGACCGCCGGTGCCACCACCGAGAACTCCGACAAAATATCTTCCCCGTCTGCCAACGCCAAGCCAGGAGAAAGCCTCCAAGTCAAGGAAGACAAAACCCAAGACCCTCAACCTGCATCGGATAACGTGACGCCAGTAACAAAAGTGGAGCCCGGCACCTCCGAAACCGCGATTGTGGATAATAAATGGAAGCCGGTCCAAGGTCCCACCGTCCTGCAGATCCCAAAGCCAACCGCGCTGCCGCTGCTCACACCAACAGAACCGGAGAAAAAGACCCAAGGCCTGAGGATTGAGATTAAAAGTAAGAACAAAGTCAGACCAGGATCGCTTTTCGATGAAGTCCGGAAAACGGCTCGACTGAACCAACGCCCCAGGAACCAGGACAGCTCCAGCGATGAACAGTCATCAAGCCATGAGGAGAAAAGCCAGTCAAGCAGTAAGGCGAGGAGTAGGAGCAAATCTCAAACACCTTCAAGTCACCGATCGAGATCCCAATCTTCCAGCAGGTCCAGAAGTCGCACACCTCGGTATAGCTCTTCATCCAG GTCAAGAAGTTACACCAGAAGTCGTAGCAGGAGGCGCTATAGCGACTATCGGTCACGGACTCGGAGCAGGTCTTATGACAGATACAGAAGCTATAG aacatatagcAGGAGCCGCTCCAGAAGTGCCTCATATAGTCGTCATCGGAGAAGGTCCAG GAGTCGGTCGGGCACATATGACAGCTATGACAGTCGGAGTCGCAGCAGAAGCCCCTCCTACTACAGGTCGCGCAGTTACAGTCGCAGGTCCAG AAGTCGGGGGTCTTCCTACAGCGGCAGTGATCACAGTTACCGCCATCGCCGGCGTCATAGTGGGAGGAGCTAA